Within the Sylvia atricapilla isolate bSylAtr1 chromosome 10, bSylAtr1.pri, whole genome shotgun sequence genome, the region CAGGAATATAGATCATTCAAAAGTGTGCAATTAGCTTTTAAGTATTTCATATGGctattaaaactgaaaatacaggataatacagggaagagaaaagaacatCTCTGCTTATTCATGAAAGAACTTTCCAGAACATGTATTTTTCAGCAGGCAAGTTAGCTTGCCTGTCCTGTGCCCCTTGTCAAACATGGAGTGAGCCCCAACTGTTTTGTTGGCAAACAGAAAATTGTGGTTAGTTATCTCCAGCAGGAGGCAAACATCACGCTGGGTTTTTCCCCAAAGGTGAGGCTTGCAAAAATGCAAGCTGTGCTAATTACTGCCAGCTGATGATGACATCCATTAGAGAAAGGAATCCCTTGATTCCCATGGCTACAGGTTCAAACCCATCTAATGCACTTGTAGGTATTTCAAATACCCTGAGAGTTTTGTTACCTAGAGGACAATATTGCCTGGCATATCACCAGGTCAAGAGCCCTGCTCAAGCTAAAAAAATCTGATCACTGAAACTTGTACTGTACCTTCAATATGGTCATTCACTTGGCAGCTGAGCAGCCATTTCCCAGGGCTCCTTGGTACCATGACAGCATCAATGAATGTGGCTGGGAAGAGGCTGATGGTGTCAACTCGATGATGCCTTTCTATTAAGGTCTGTCCATGAAAGTAGGCTGAATGGATATCAGCTTCATTACCCATGCCAAAAAGATGCCATTTTATCTTATCTTCCACACACATTGTGAGGTTTGGGAGGTATCCATACATGTACCCATTGATtgctaaaataaatgtttattacAGTTAACTTCACAGACCTTagattttttcttcaaatgtagGTATCATACAACCACTGCTCtattctttaaaatagaaagagCTTCTAAAAAAGCTCCACACCTTTGAAAAATTACTGCCAGTATCATATACGTGCTTCCTCTACATAGCTGTCATTCTGGAATACATGCCAGAGCCAGAGGTACCTTATTTGTTTACACTAACagtaaaaactgtttttctaaACTGTGAAATTATAGTACAGAGCTCAGGACTGtaacagaaacagaacaaagtAACACAACACTGTTTAGAGTGCCTGGGAAAATAACACTGGCAAAGAGTTTCTTGGCCCCTAAGAATTTTATATCACAACTCCTTAGGTTTGATTGTATAATCATTGCcatcactttttaattttttttatttgtattttaaagaatcTGTCTTAATGCTCTAAGAAAAAACccctgatttttaaaaatctacaattaatctttaaaagagacaaggcagaaaaatattacttcatGATATCAGTGACAAGTAACATTAATATAATGTTCTCTTACAGTGCATTTTATTGCTTTCCTGGAAATCCTCATCATCTTTGTCCACTTTGGAAGGCTCAAAACAGTATGTTCTGATATTTTCCTCTAGATACCAACTGAGATTTTCATCCACCACAGAAAACATAAGGATAAATTCAGCATCAAAGTGTTGATCACTGTCCCTTTTCATTGtacctgaaaaataaagtggTATATTCAAAATCTTTGGTAATTGACATTAATTTTTTCTAAGTTTTAACTGTAGTTTCAGTAGGGCTGGACCCTGTTTACTTCATGTTTTGACTCTTTCCTTGAGCATGACTGTATGCATAAACTTACAGACATACTTAGGAAACAAAAATGCCTTCTGACAGGTTCTATAGAAGTactgtgaataaataaatattgcatgTTAATCTCTTTCTTATATCAGTATTTAGAATTCATCGCACATTGCTAGCATAGCACATCTCGCTCATATGGATTTGTGAACAAAGTATTCTGCAAATTATATTCATTCTCATAAGCAAAATCAAACTACTTCCTACACTATTGAAGGCAGCTGATTGAGAAGACCAAAGgcagttattttaaaatcaattataATCTTCTCTTACAGGAAGTTATTTCACTAATATTTGTCAATGATAATTATCAACCATCTTgcatatgtatttatttactcaCTTATTTATGGCTTACCTTTCCTGCAAATTATTAAAGGCCCAACAAGCCCTGAGGCAACATCTCTTGGAGCATCTATGTGGGAGTGGTAAGCCCTGGTTATGCAGTCTGCATCTGCTTTAGCTGGACCTTGATCTTCTGTCACATCCCATGTGTAAGTGTACTGGCCTCCAGGCTCCACAGCATCATCTTGCTTTTGCAAATCTTTGGTGGTGTCAGGATAAAAAGCACCTGAAGAATTCCACACAGCCACCATTAACACAACACATTCACAATGGGGTGTCAGGATAGCACCTGCCATGCTGGAAGTTGACTACATGCTGCAATAGAATGGACTGAATATCCAAGTACAGGTTAATACCCCACAACTTTTGAATCAGATGAGtagatgttttctttctctttaggAATCTTTTCATTTGCCTTTGAAGTCCATAGGAGTTCTCCGATTAACGGCCCATTAAAGCCAGTCCTTAATTTATCTGGAGGGGACTATGTACTTCTTGTAAAAAGATAACAATTCAAATTTGTTAAATATTGATCTTGGAAACTGTTCTAAAAATTGCATATGCCCTGAAGGAATATAGGTGTTGCTGGAATGATAGcgacagaaaaaaatcagaaaagtttACACACTGCTACATATACACTGTTCTGATCCCACAGAGTGTGTCTCTACCAAGGCACATACCACtcataatgaaaacaaattactaAGCAGTATCTGTTGCTCCATTTCAAGCAACTCTTGTGTATCATAGATACCATAAACACAAATTTACTATTAAGAATTTGGAACAGTACATTATTATTGTTAAAAATGCCTTCCTCACAGCATGAAATTTTTATGTATCCTCCGCACCTGAATCTCTTATGTACCTTTATACTCTTATTTTGGTTGAAACACAAATACTCTTATTTCAGGTAAAATGTTGATCTAAAATTGTCTTCTTCACAAATTCCACTCTTGGCTTTGTATTTCACTCTTGAAAAATTATCAAACTTAGCTCCTATTTTAAATTGATCCTGTTctaatttaaatctctttttacTTGGCCAGTCTTCTCTCTGATGGAAGAATACCACTTACACTCAGAGGGACAATTAACTTTTGATAAATTCTGGCACAGAATGGAATCAAACttaccttcattttcttttgtgtatcTTACACCATGTGGATGCAGCGTGTAGTTTCTGGAAGCAAAGTTTTTCAAGTGAATAGTAATGGAATCTCCAACTTCTCCCTTAATTATAGGACCTAAAAAACCCAGCCAGGATGGTTTGTCAACTATCACATCATATAAATGACTGGTATACTGAACGTAGGTAGCCTTCTTGTAAGTGCTTCCTATCCTGTGTGGTCCTCTTTTGAGAAAGACTTCAGCCTGCCTGTaaagaaaatgcacaaatgCATCTGTAGCGTGGCTTTGAATTCATAGTGTCAAATAAAGACCAGGCTTTTGCAGCACCATGCACAACTACATGCAAGCCTTGTGGTGAAATGAGTTAATACTGCCCAAAAATGCAAAGGAATTTCTACGAGGTGGAGTATCATTTGAGTATATGGGAAAGGAATTGTAAGCACCTTGGCAAGCGCAAGTCTGAAGAGTAAATAAAATGCCAGTCCAGAGCTCCACTTGGTGAGCAAAGGCTCAGTTACTATAATTCTGAGTACATGAGGCTTGTGAGCTGCAACctaaatgaaatatatatggCATGGCTCTTCTTGGACCATTTAAACAGCTACCACTTAGTTGTAGTGTATTCCTTCTGCATTGTGATTTTTTCTGCCCCTATAAAAGTCAAATTTTGCCTCTTAAAGAAGGAATAGGGGAATCAGAGAAGCTGAAACTGAAAAGTACAATACAAGGAACCAGCTCCATTGAAGGCatgcaaacactgaaaacctgaaattaaTGTAGCATGCTGCAGGTCACCACAGGCCAGAGAAAAGCAGCGAAAGTGCAGTGAACAGTAATGGTTTGCTGTATAACAACACAGCTCTGCAATTCTCAGACAAGACGCCCTGTTTCCACCCCCAATCAGAATTATTAGCTTGCTAAATCCCTGGCAGTGTCTTACACCTCACGAAGTTTGtgagtggaaaaaataaaaagctgactGTTTCATCTCACACCTGATCAAGTGGCAGGTTATGGCGAAGCTCTcactacagaaaacaaaccacaggaaTCTTGTAATCCCTCATCCACATACTAAATGAGAACTGcatttttgagatttttctgatttcttatttctctcatcattgtttttgctttgttatagTCCTATTTGATTTCAAAGGCtctgaaaaaagagaataaaggaacagttttcctctctcaaatatttttctgatatctTTTATATCTAGGTTTTCTTTATTGGTTATTCAGACCTTCAGGGtgcttccctcctcctcaccctgcaTATCTTCAGCCTACTTACTGGTCTCACTCTGCATAGGACCCTCTTTGCCTTCTAACAAACAACTCTGCTCCTTCACTGTGCATCGAAATACCTAACTGTGCTTCTGCACCAGTGAAAACCACCCCTGCCAATGAATAACTAAAAAGGAAACCTGTGCTCAGTAGGAAAGTTTTAAATTTGTCAAGGTTCtgcctttaaaaacagaaattatttcttcagcaCTAGTACCTTAGACATTCAAAATTAAACACCATTAGACACTCAGGGTCTTATTCTAGTCTCTACTtagtaaatatttcattacaaCAAATTTGAACTCTTTTGCGTATTCCAATGCTTTGAATTAGCAGAACATTGGAATGCAATTCTCAAGcaagccagaaaaaaatcaaaattcccTTATATATCTGACAAAAAATCCACTGACACCAATAAGTCTCAATTCACTACCTTCACCAGGTTTTCAGTACAGCCCTGGTGTCTAAACCAGATGAAGTTGTAAAAGCAAACTTAACCAGTGACACTGCTTTACTTACTCTTCCTCTGCAAAAAGCTGCCCAGTGATGGCATTGGCATTGCCAGGAGCATAGTTCCAGACAGTCTCTGTAATGCCAATAAAGTACTCCCGGTTCACTGCCCCAGCTTGGCAACAGCAAGAAACCAGCAAGCAGCTTAGGAGAAATAGCTTCATTTTACATTCACAGACCTtctggaaaatgcaaaataaaaacacaggacaggcagatgaaatttccttttatatGTTCCTATCTCTCCTACTCCCCACATCCTTAcctccccctccctgctcctgtttgCTTTTGTGAACACAATAAAAGCAATTGCACCATGTCTCTGTGTGTCAAGAGCAAACAAAAGATTCTGGTAACCTTGTCAGTTCAGaaaatcaaagaattttttttctatttctgccaACCTACAATCACACTAATTCGCATTCAGATTGTCATAGACTGTAAAACTTGTCACTGAACTGAAAGCAGATTTaaatagatttacaaacaaactTCATTACATTCTTCACTATCTTCATCACTCTCTCTACAGCTTGTATACtactgagaaaataattctatgataTGTGGCACAAGAACACAATTTCTCAAGCACACTGTGAAAAGTTCAAAGTGACACTTTTCCCCTATGTATCTGCTCTGCACTGACACAAGGAGCCCAAACCGTGCCTGCTTCTGTCTGTTCATACCACCAAACTGATGTGGGACAAGCAGAAAAGAGAGGCTTGAGATCACTGGGACTAGTGTGTCCAGCAGTGCTTGGGTTAGCTCTGCTATCCACTACAGTTCCCttagaaatgtaattttagcACAAAGTGGGACACATATCGCTAGAGATGGAAAGTACCAGCCATTCATGGATGGAGGTGGGGAGGTTTGCATCCCCTATCCAAGCAGTTTTAGTATTGCAGAAATGAGGCTCAGAAATTCCACAAAATCACCCTGCTATATTATCTTCCTCCTAGTCTGTTGCTGGACAGGATAAGCTACATTGCTCAAtgattaaaaatgtaagatccAGATAATCTTAACTGTTGGCACACTACCCAGTGCCAAAgtcttcttttgctttattcAAGTTCTGTCAACATTTTGTATtggttttgctgaaaaataagaacaaaattGGGCCTTAAACATGGAACACTTTAAAGCCACCTAACTAAAGTTTGCAATGGCATTTTTTTGAGTTTATATCCATTACAATGTGGTTGTATGTGAAACTTTAGGCATACAAAGCCACCTGCAAACTTCTATTGAAAATATGTGCTTTCATCCACTTGggaattctttaaaaatgtcatctGTGCTCTGAGCACTGAAACAGTCACACTCATTCTAAATTAGTATTCCAGTTTGTCATTGAATGGCAACTTAAAATTATCTGTAATAAGCAGCGTATCCTTTGCAACCATTTTAATACTggtcagaaaaaatattattattttggatAGAAGACAGGTTCAACATATAACTAAAGTATAGCAGTTTTCACTTAGTGACATAAAAATCTAAGTCTTATTCACCAAGACTATGATATAAGATAATTTAccaattttaattaatattccTAGCAGGAACTGtcagaatatttaatttcttcacatTTCTACACATCTGGATTAAATAGAGGACTCTACTTATCTCTAAATGACAAAGGTGAGATTTTGAAATATGCCTGAATCTATGATGAAATCCTGGAGTTTTACAGGTTGATGTCACatgttcaaaattatttctgtagggatttttttccttttctattgaTGAAGATAAGTTGTGCAGTAGAAAGATCAGCATATCCAGGTTGCATATGCCTCATATGTAAATTAAGTGaggtaaaaatgagaaaattttacTTCCTGTTAAAATACCTAAGTTCAAAGTAATTCCTTAATacattccttaaaaaataagttGTTCATACATATGTagatttttgatttatttttgttcagatttCCATTTGattgaggaagaggaaaaaacatgcAGGCAATACCCTTGAAATCTCCACATTTTTTGAGagtaaaaaatataaacttcACTTTGCCTTACACCCCTGAATACTCTAAATTACTCTTCCTTGATTTGCAAAAGAACTGAATGTTTTTCTTAtgtaaaaatacaacaaaaaactTCGGAGGGGCAATATTTTCCACTCCTGCTTTTAATCACACCTCCTCCAAACTTTCAGTTTATCTGTATGCCTAGAGCACTCTCATCTTTTACTTAAGGAACTCAAAAAACTGACCAAAGTACCTCAGCTTCACAAGCCAGTATTATCTTCAGAGGATGTCTGAAAAGCAGGAACTTCTCTCAGGACCTAAATAAAAAGACCCTATTTAATTGGTTAAATTGAGAGTCTGCAGTTTGGTGTCATGAATATCCCTTTATTGTTTTAGGCCATTTCTCATATTGATGATGCTGAAATACTCTGACTGTTTTTAAGATCTCCAAAACTGCACTGAAAAGATAAAGTcaatattttacttcaaaatttttccttgaaagaaaacaaaaaacaaccccccaaatGGAATGTTCTGTCAAAAGGTCTCAATAAGATCACACAATGAGGCTGAATTGAGCCCCGACCATTTCACAATTCCCACATTTGAGTGATGTGTGTCTATtgcctgctgcccatgctgctgtTCTGGTTGCCTGCAAACCTCTGCAGTTAAACCCTTTAAAGACCTCGTGCAGCTTAATTTGTCCTCTGGCACTCTATATGGAAAAACCCTCTATCCATAATGGGAACAATGAGGAAACTGTAGCTTAGCAGGGGTCACTTTTACCTACACAAGTATTAATATACCCAAAAATGCAAACGTGTGGATGGGGCTCCATAGTATTTTACTACAAAACTGAGTGTTTACAGTGATTTCCAGCTGCAGTCTTTTAAATGAATGGCATTACTGTTCCAGACAGAGAATCCTGAAACTCGGGCAAAATGCACTGGCTGTGGGTGACAAATAATGCTGGAACTCTTACTGCAGATTCAGCACTAACTCCTCCCTGCCAGGAATTTCTAAACTCAAATTGGCAgctttcttcctcctgtgcCTGGAATGTTTTGTGTGGGGATTTCAGCAGGCAGGACACACATTTCATGTTCAGGAACTCTTGCACAAAGAAGGATTACTCACATTCCAATATGGGTCCTGGCCCCAGGGCCGCTTCTCCCTGCTCTTGTTGTGTGAGGTCTGTGTTGTGCAGCTGGATGGTCATATTGCCTCGAACACCACCATCAGGATCATTGGTTATGTCTAGATTTCAAGCCAGTTAATTAAAATTCTGTACAGGAATCTTGGTTCTGCTACCAGGTACAGCTCATAGCacctctttttaaagaaaaaaatacttgggATTGAATCAGGACTTAGATTAGATCATGGTTAACTTTGCCTTACATCCAAAAGCCATTCATGAAACTGGCTGGTAAATTTGGAAATACAATCCATTGTTAGTGCTTAGTATTCTTAACAACAGTTTCAAATTAATAAACTGCTCCTTTAAAAGCTGAACCACCAAGCTGCCGTAGAATCTGGCTGTGGCAATGGACATGCAAGATTCTGGATTACAGATAAAAAGGGTTGCAGGATCAGGAAGTTCAACAAGAGCTACATTAcatgtctttttatttaatttaagcCCTGAAATTAATAGATATCTGGGACAGAGTAGAAATGTAAATTCACCAGACACAATCAcacaaaaaattataaaaagacAGATCTGGAGTGTGCAGGCAAGAAATCAGCAAGATTCTCTGAGATGTTTGGTAGGAGTTCAGGttgatttttaagttttatttcttttccttctgtccacAAACAACATCCACAAATCGATAAAAATGCAGGATTATCACTTAAGATAAATGATGTCACATATTTAAGgctagagaaaaacaaatgtacAATGACACAGTCCTCATTTTATCATTATGTCTTTGTATCATGCACCTCTGACAATCCACATCACCTTGAACCATTTTCCAAAAGACTAGCCCCATTCTTAAATATCACTAATTACTTTATTACTTCTTGCAACTAATTAAAATTTGAGATGCATTCTTAAAATCTTACAGGAAGAAACTAGCTGTTCAAAACAATCTGATAAAAGAATATGAAGGCAAAAAGCTCAATATTGTCTTGAAATAGAATTAAATGACTGATatcttctactttttttctaaataatttacCCAACGCTGACACTTATTGTGGGGTTTGCAATTCTAACAGTGTTTAGTATTTGATGACAGTGTACCTGAATCCCAGTAGTTCTGATGTAATAGGGATACAGGCATTACTGCAAGTCTGAAGTACACATTACTCTTTTCTCTGGGTGCTCCTTGTCTAAAAACTGGAGTGCTAAATACAACCAAATGCTGCCCATGCATCTGCAAATGACCCAGGTGTCCATTTCATTGTGAATCCCTGAATTTtcactggaaatgaaaaaataattctctaagaaagtaaaaataccTTTTACCTGCTAATTTAAAACACACTATTGTTTTTCATCTGATCATTATTGTCAAAAATATTAGCCTTCCACTGTAGCAAGGTCAGGATacttggaaaaatattaataagcTAGTATTGGGTGCTCACAAGGTTCTCTCATATGTTCCCTCAAGTCACATCATACTTgactaaaaggaaaaagtttgCCTTTAAGTGTAAAGTGAAAAGAAACCTAGTGCAGCTATTAGCATGTACCAATTAACACAACTGAGTTCAGACCTGTGTGTCTAATATGTCAGTCACGCCCTTTTTTTACCACAGGAAGACTTGATGGACTTTTTTCAGTTATTGCTTTTTGCAGTTAAGAAATTTTAAGATGGAAGGAGCAGGGTAGGCTCTACCCTGTATTGCCATTATGGTCTGTCTATAACTAAAATTCATTCATTTCCAAATCATGGCTTCACTCAGTGCACTAACAACCCCCTACTGGGCTTTGAATTAGGCCCTTTCAGAGCAACAAACAGTCATATGGTCTAAGCAATAAGAAGGGAGTacaaaaccagttttaaagcaatttattaaaaaaaaaaaaaaaggttatttcaaTACAAAAACAGTTCCGTTTTATTCGAACAATCCCTATTGTCACAACAAGCTGGAGggtaaaaaaaggaagtgtcGCTGCCAGGAGCAACaggacaggggaagaaaaatgtagGTGTCAGATAGTTCAAATATACTTCATCCAAAATACAGAAGTTTGACAGATTCAAGACAAggctttcattttcctttgtagCACTCAAACCTAATGCTATGGTTTATGAAGAGgccatttctctcattttccaggggtgggagagaagcagcaaaaatttCCTTGCCATTTTCAGAGAACCCCAGCctgcaattaaaaaacaaagtgcTAATCTTTCTCATCATTGCTGTGAAAGCCACACATTTGTAAGAACATCTGTAAATTGAATATTAGAACAAAATGGTTCAACAACCTCTGCTGACATAAGAGTAATGGACTTGGCATCAGTGTTAATTTCCTAACCACTGTTTTTTCATCTCAATCCTGGTTTTAAAGGTCAGAGTAAGCAGCCACCAACCTCTGTATACCACAGGAAATTAGTGGattaatcaaaacaaacaaatgtaTTACCAGCACATattctctggaaaaaatatgtaGTAACATAGAGAATGCATAGACCAAAAGGGTAGGTCCCCAGCTGAGAGAAATTGCTGAAGATACAGTGACAAGGAGATGCTGAAGAAATTAACCTCAAGTGTTTTGTTACCTGTCCAAAAACAGAATAGGTTCCACAGAGTGTTCGTTTCAACTCAGCGGCCACTTTGAGAATGCAGATAATCAACTGCAATCCACTGAGAGCTATTAAAATTGAGAGTAAAATGATATTCCACTCCACTATGTTAGCAGGTTCCGTGCACTTAGACCAGGCAGGGTAATCTGTGAGGTACCTATTAGAAAAAACACCAGACTGAAGTAAGAAGAATGTTCCTGACTACTGATAAACAATTTCTTCCAGAAGACTTACACCGATGTTTCTTACCCTCCAGCAGTgtctttgaaaatataattCCATCCACTTGATGAATTGCAGAAAGGGCCTTGAATCAAATGAAGGGTAAAAGTGATGCAACTGTATCCTGAGAAGGCAATTCCAAGCAGGGCTAGCAcaatagaaataaaactctGAAGTAAAGAGAGAGATAAGTATTACTTTGTGGGGATAGTGTCAACAGCAAATATGATCATTCAGTCTGTCTAGCTACTTCATTGGGGCTGAATTTCACGTTTGATTTTCCCAGTCTTCaatattcagaaagaaaaatatcaggtAAAGGATAGTAAGAATACACATACAAAATAAAGATTAACACAGAGTTTAATACTGTTCTACAACTGTAAGTTATATATTATTTGGGTGGCGTCTTTTTACACTTGCATTTTTGTAAATTGTTTCTCAGAATACCAGAGGAACACAACcatgtattaaatatttctgcatcCCAGATAGTGTGTATTGagtcatttctgaaaaaaaccctcacttcCAAATAATGCAGGCAAAGAGTGAAGCTATTTAGCTGGCATGCTTCATTCTatgttcttattttattttacaaggaTTTGGGGGAAGTGCGtgtctaattttctttcatcctGCTTATCCTTCAGAAGAAAGAAGCTACACTTTCTGCGACCTTACAACCCAATTTAGAATCCTCtgtgaaaggaaattaaaacagcagTGGAGAGGGCAGCAGGATGTGCTGGAAGCACAGGAGTGGGAAGACATTTGAAACAAAAGCTAAGGAgatgcacagaaataaaacatagaCTCACCCTGTAGGTTTTGTTACAGCTCTCACTCTGGCAGCACCGATAGAACACACTACACTCCAGTGTTATCAGAATTGCTGCCAAAAGAAGGATCTGTAAGAGGACGTCATAAGGTCAGTGGGATGACTGCAGATACTAAGCCAAAGCCTCCTTCACTTTTGGAAGGCAGGGACTGCATCTCTTCTACTGGCTTGATATTTTAGTGCTGATCCATAGGACAGCACAATTACTCAAGGCACAAATGGACCTGGAATGGTTTTAGTAGGCTGCTGCTGTACTTGTGTCTTGTACTTGAAAGACAAGAGTACAGCATCTCCCGTCACAATAAAGTGCTATGAGCTTGGGCACAGCTACACCAATGAAGCTGAAGCAATAAAACCAAGttcacaagcaaaaaaatcaatacCAGTGAAAAGAAGGGTATTCTATTGATACGAATACATCAGTTCAACACCTTGCTGACACAGGCACACAAATAAGGGAATTGCCTTCCTCATCCACCACATTTATGCTAGAAAAAGTCAGTAATGTAAAGTTTTGATTAAATTCACCTGgaatttcatttgtttgtcAAGTCTCCATATTGATCTTTTCAGACTATTGGATTATTTAAGCCTGATCCTAGAATAATTTTGACAAATAAGATCTGGGCTCCAAACAGCCATTTAGAGAGGCACAGGTTTGAAAAGGGAAGTATGAGAAAAGAATATTCCTGAATCACAACACTATCCTTTCACATGCTGCTGACGGGTTTGTAACAGAATGatacatgcatttttaataaattggTAATAATCTTAAGGctaaaaatgcttcaaaatatCAGTATCACTGTTGCAGTTAACTTTTTCATACATTTGcaactgtttttctgtttgaatcTTCTGTcttgtaggttttttttctgctagaaCAGaaggttttccttctgctttaaaGAGAATACACAATTTCAAAAGAGTGTCTTTTTAAATAACAGTTCAGTACCTTCATAAAAAAACCTTACTTATGCAGATAAACCCTTTTTAAGCTTTGTGTGCAATGCACTTTGATCACATAACTGCTTTCTGTTCCTAAGGCTACAGCTCTTCATGAACATGGTGAATCACATGAACAGTGAGCAACTCCATGGTAGTTTATTACTGCAGATGAGCATGTTACAAATGTAACAGGGAAAATCCTACTACGCTAATCCCAGTGAGAcaattttttgtatttagtCTGACAACAGTACTACTGGATTCATTGTGAACTCTGTTCAGTCTTCTAAATAGTGGATTGCATACAGCCCTTAAAAACATCTGAACCATCAtgagaagctttttttttcatttgctaaAAGAGCTCTAATTCAACCTCCTAATTAAGGTGATTAAATCAACCATGTTTTCCTCCATCCTACAAGCATAAATTACATATGAACAAAaagacagcaataaaaaaaccccaacacaccCTGCAAAGTCATTTGCACT harbors:
- the TM4SF18 gene encoding transmembrane 4 L6 family member 18; protein product: MALETCGSCLSCLLVPLALWSIVVNILLYFPNGKALHAASYQLPNHEWYFEGICFSGVMILLLAAILITLECSVFYRCCQSESCNKTYRSFISIVLALLGIAFSGYSCITFTLHLIQGPFCNSSSGWNYIFKDTAGGYLTDYPAWSKCTEPANIVEWNIILLSILIALSGLQLIICILKVAAELKRTLCGTYSVFGQAGVL